The nucleotide sequence TCCAGGCGTACTTCTGGAGCGAGGACCAGGTGAACGCTCGGCTGCGGCGCGTCATGGACGCGGCGTTTGACGAGGTGGCCGCGCTGGCGGAAGACAAAGGCATACGCCTGCGTCTCGCGGCGCTGGCGCTGGGAATCGGCCGGGTGGCCGAGGCTCACGTCGCTCGCGGGCTCTTTCCCTAGTCGTCTGCACTGGATTCGCGTCCGGGGTTCGTGGCCGGGACCCGTAGCTGTGGCAGAATAGCCGGCGATGAACGCCGGATCGATCGTCTTGCCCGTCGCGCTGTCGGACCGAGAGCGCGAGATCTTGGCGTTCGAGCGTGCGTGGTGGAAGGAATCCGGGTCCAAGGAGCGGGCGGTCGCCGAGCGCCTGCAGATGTCCGCCACACGCTATTACCAGATCTTGAACGAACTCATCGACCGGCCGGAAGCTCTGGCCGAGGATCCTATGCTGGTGCGTCGCTTGCGCCGCCAGCGGGCCGCGCGGCAGAAGCTGCGGGCCGCGCGCCGGCTCGGCCAGTCTGAGTGATACGTGCCCGGTAAACACTCTCCCGCCTCGCCCCTGTCGTTCATCCTGTCCGTGGTGCGCGCGGTGGCGGCGGCGCTCGCGGTCTTGGGAATCATCGTTGGGATCGCGATCGCGGCCGTGGGGTTTCGGACCAAGGAGGCCCCCGAGCCGCGCATATCTCCATCCACGGTC is from Actinomycetota bacterium and encodes:
- a CDS encoding DUF3263 domain-containing protein codes for the protein MNAGSIVLPVALSDREREILAFERAWWKESGSKERAVAERLQMSATRYYQILNELIDRPEALAEDPMLVRRLRRQRAARQKLRAARRLGQSE